Genomic DNA from Garra rufa chromosome 22, GarRuf1.0, whole genome shotgun sequence:
CTTTTATTTCACTCTGGTGTTGTAATAAAGACAAGTAtacaaactagggatgcaccgaaatgaaaattcctgGTCGAAGTGGGACAAAATGAGACACTGGGCCAAAGGTCGATTGTGTTTTTTTCCCATGAATTTTGCtcattttttcaccattgcagaAATTAACTCCTTAACttcactcccatttttgaacagagatgtGAAAATGTAGAATTGAAACTTCAATTTTTATAACTcgtgaacaaaaacattttgtgatacgactttgatgtacattttccatggtaatgcaacttctgattttaaaatgactttcaaaggatgaattttaaaatgttaacttttcaactgatatatcatttcttatgatttctaaagtgtaaaAAAAAGGCAACGAGGAAGtctgtgacaaaggtcagaactcctgttatgaagtagatttttgaggtgcactcttgtcataaattaatgtattatatttcCTACATAACttgtaacacaaaaaaatgtcaaatatctatttaggagccttagacctttccaacgatatatagtttgtcatgattagattaggatttatttgtaaatttggGCGTCCCACAAAttggacggtgacagttaaggggttaagtagccaaaatgtgcttttttacagttttgtcttgcgtttccaaaaaaaaaaaattaattataaaacaacaatttaacaatatttatttaacactaaacatttttaacattctagtagacattatagcctaccaacaaaccagaacttttaacttaaaatgaataataaagttctttggccatttttaaaaaCCCCGTTCTTGACTCTGGCATGTGTTTtcaatgcacaaataaatgcagtcttgctgagcaaaggagaatgttagaataaatgtataaatagagctgttggaatgattatcattatttttgtcttcctttttattttattttacagaacaagagTAAAATTACAATTGTACCATTtataaatgttgacttttattttggtggaaacccacAAGTCAACCTCAgtcctactttttgctgacagcagcagatttataaaTGATTCTCATCTTTGGACGttaaaccctggctaaggagctttgTGCATGTATAAGACAACATAACTttgtgtagtttatttactaatggtttaacccatgtgcgaccttatggacatttttgtccatttcagttttgtttttttgttataagtgtgcctgtgttaatgccaaatGCATAcgttttggctcaggtgtttatttttattgaaatttcaatatttcaccctcatatccttcgaaaaataaattttACCCTCTGGACAAAAAATACTCGCACTCAGGACCTTAATGTCCagattgaaacccattaaaactgcaattttttaacccagggccatttgactacaaaatgatgcaatatttgctaacaagcattcattctatcggcaagacTTCAAATTTGacaattttaccattttttactagattatgccatttttttttttttcaaatttgacatatacatttatttttaaatctaacaCTACAAAACAAATATAAATGGCTCAAAACGAATGTTGTTcacaagaatctaataagcaaagaaaaaaatctgctcagcAATTAGTGTATGGAAAATActactattttaattttttcattaaaaaacacagcattatgcaaacaaaccagcatttaaagggttacaattctgaaattgaatgaatgtttggtatctatggatagaacagatgctggttaaagtgaaagtggaaaaaaatattaataaatcaaattTTGCACTTATAACTTTTTCTTTTTGAacatttggtgatttcagtcatcacacagtaacctttctctcctcATGGAAGACATGTGATGTGCTTCTAAACAGTGCTTGTAATGATTCTTgcatctttctcggacagttttaaatgcttccacagtgcctctatttgatcgcattGCATCATTGTTTGCTATCATTTATTGAACTATTTTCGTCCGAATAATTTCTGTTGCCGAACATCCCTAATACAAACGCAATGTCCACAACTCTTTTGAACAAAGGAGTCCAGTATCTTTATTTGTATGACCATAAATGATGCAGTGGCATGTCAACCAAGCATTGATAAATAAACACTGACAAAAACAAGTTGTCGTTTAGGGTGCGCTGTGACAGAACCAGAAAAAGGTCATTCCACACAATTACGTTTTTCTCCGATATAGTCCGTATTCAAACTGATTTTGCTCTCATGAAGGTTTTCCAGCTTTGGGATGAGGAAGGGGACGTGGGCAAAGCAGCGATCCGCCCGACGGCCTCAAGAGTAGCTTGATGTCTTGCTGCCGACGTCGTCCTCTTGCATTCCCATACTCTGAAACACAGAACAGACCGTCTGGTTAGAAGAGCTTGTCTTTTGTAAGTCTGTGATTGAAGCGATGATTCATGAGCTTGTTGGAACTGGTACCTTCTGGACAAACTGCGGGTTTACAGTGATTTCTTGATCCATGGATTTTAGTTTCTCATCCAACTCTATACATTTCAGCATCTGAGTCAGAGTCAATGAGAGACAGCAGTGAGGCATCAGtggataaaaattaaaaaaacttgaCAATAATGAGTTAGCATAGACTTATAAAACTCAAGTGTTTAAATGCTAGCACTGCAAAATGACAAATGTTATTAATGCATAATAAATCAGTGGTGCAAACAGTGCAAAATCTGAAATATCTTTCATGTTTTACATTTGTCAAAATCCTCAAACCTGCAGGTTTTGCCAGGGTTAAATTAGATTTTGAACaacttttaaatatttgatattatatttttttaaatactatcaaattgaaataaaatacaaaaacaaaaaatagctCATTTCAAATCGTAGTATTTCACAACACCTGTTTTTGTGATATTgttataacaaataaaacaaaaaatagaacATTGTTTTATcaaattactattattactgtattaataaaaaagaaagtaaTCTCACGCAATATTACTTTGTTTTTAGAATATAACAATAAGTTCATTATATTATAATCAAACAAAAATAGATCGTAAagttaaataatgtttttaaatactataaaatagaaaatacaatattatttaaaatgttaattatttcacatctgcttttactgtatttttaatataatagaaaagttaattttaaaagttaagtcgtaatttatttcacaatattactgttattactgtatttatattactattttatgttataataaataaaaaaagaaaggttATGTTAAATTGTctctcaaaatattactgtttttactgtacaatACTAATTTCATTATAAAATTAAGTTATATTTGTAATactataaaacagaaataaatagaaaaaactaTAAGAggttttttaaaattgtaattatttcacATCTGTATTACTGTATAATATTGTtatgataaaacatttttttaaattgtattttttcgcaattttactgttttaaattataataaaataaatgaaaaattcttaaattgtaataatctcacaatattactgttttactgtatttacaataaaaatattttttataaataaaaaatagaaaataaaggtaaataattagtatataatagttttaatactataaaatagaaaaatagaaaaaaattgtcattttaaagttatttaaaattgaaataatttcacatctgtttttactgttttaataatatgacagaaaataaacagaaaagttattttttaattgtaatttatttcacaatattactgttattactgtatttatattactattttatgttataataaaataataaataaaacatttttataaaaaacattATCTTAATTCGTAATAATAtaacacaatattactgtttttactctatttactacatttatattattttcattGTTACAATAAAGTTAATTAATTAGTATATATATAACACTTttaatactataaaataaaatacaaaaaaatatatttttaatgtaatatttcacATCAGTTTTActgtaattataatattttattataacaaaaaatttgaaagttattttaaattgtaatattaacaatattaaatGAAACAAATCCTAAAACACCTTAAATTGTaatcttaaatttttttttttacaataaaacgAATTAATTTTCAATACAATTTAATTATCTTATAAAACTAAAAATAGACAAtaaattttaaattctaatattttaaaacattaccaTTACCTATTTACAGTATTTATATGatattataataaaacattttattttatttgtttgtgaaTTAAGTGTTTCTTACTTTTTTTAACATCATACAATGTTGTGACTTTTCTGtgcatattattaatatttctcTCAAATTTCCCTGTTAAAATAATAAGTATTTTGTTATAACAAAAAAttagaaagttattttaaatggtaatattattaacaatattactgttgttgCTGTATTTGTATTACAATTTTATGTTATAAGTGACTATTTtatgttataataataaaacaaatcctAAATCgtcttaaattgtaataatctcataaaatactacttttttttttttacaattaaacttaaattaattttcaataaatttaattatactataaaactaaaaatagacaataaataattttaaattctaatattttaaaacatttataataacaaaacaaatccTATAATTAAATCCtacaatataattacattttattgacaattaatttgttttattgtaaaaaaaaaaaaaagtagtattttGTGAGATTACAATTTAAGACGATTTaggatttgttttattattataacataAAATAGTCActaacagtaatattgtgttaGATTATTACGATTTAAGATAATGTTTTGtatacaaatgtttttatttttattataacataaaatagtaatataaatacagtaaaagtaatattgtgaaataaattacaattaaaaaagaaCTTTTCTGTTAATTTTCTGTTATagtattaatacagtaaaaacagacgtgaaattatttttaatttgaaataactttaaaatgacaaataaataaatggttacccatttacagtatttatattatattataataaaacattttattttatttgtttgtgaattaagcgtttcttacttttttaacattatacaatgTTGCGACTTTTCTGtgcatattattaatatttctcTCAAATTTCCTTGATGAAATAATAAGTAAGAACATATAATGAATATAAAATGCATGTCGCTCTCTAGCATCTAATTTAAGTCTTCATGGGGTTGTTCTCTTGTGCATTAGTGTTAAATGAAGAAAAGCACAAACCTCTTGGTCGACTTTGTGGAGCATCGCAGGGTTGTTGTATTTCTCAGGGTTGTCATGGAAACAGACCATGCCGTCTCTCTGGTTAATACTCGCATAAATCTCTCCATCCTCGATCTGAGACACCAAAGAGGAAACATTCAAGCACCAACCATCCTCAAATGTTGAACAAATATGAAACATCCAGTGATTGTGTATTTCATACCATGTGTAGGACGTATTTCTCAGCTTCCTGAGGGCCGGAGAGCTGAACTCGACTCGCCATGTCTTGTAAGGATAATGTCAAGAACGTCTGTCGATCGCAAAACAGAGATTACCGTTTAGGTTTAGTCCAACTGAGATTACGGTTTCTGTTTAGTCAAACTTAAATATGCACAACCAAAAAATAACATGTTAATTTGGTATTTTTGCCAACAAATAATAACATTTCCCATCAGTTTTTAGTGTatttataataacaaataaaacaaaaaatagaaaataaatttaaataatatttttaaatactataaatagaaataaatagaaaatatatatatatatatgagaaatagaaaatatatatatatgagaaatagaaaataaaatacaaaaatagaaaatagttttttttttatttaaatctgtTTTACTGTATTACAATATTGTTAATTTAtgtcattaaaatagaaaaagaaaatgtatttttaatggaAACAATCttacacaatattactatttttactgtgcttacaatataatataattccaTTATATTCTAATTAACATATAGAAAATAATTAATGTATAATCTTTTTAAATACCATAAAATAGAAAtggataaaatatataataaaaaaatacaaaaatagaaaagttataaaaaaaattatatttcacgtTTTTACTGAATTTATATTCCTATTTTGTTATAATACAATAGAAAaactagaacatttttggggcacctgaggcacctgcacatttctttgtttttttttttcagactattctagcagtcagcatcaatcgtcatatatcattataaacattaacaacttgaactttatgtctagctaatttaaaattacaaatttccttttgttttctctaaaaatttgtGAAATACCAAAATTTTAGGAAAAACGGTAGCAACAATTGGGTGCTTTTTACTGTGtgctcaaacaaaaactcctgaattttgttttttttttctttagaaatttgtatttaggtgttttacacttccaaataaatttttttctatatataacattccccaagcaagttatagccatatattacaatattattataggcgcttttcagtgaaaaacaggcctatttagtttattgacaatatagacctgaccaaaaacatttcaggagtaaagtaatagcagaaacagtgttatataatagtaaaacacagtaaaaataaaaaaataaaaaataaaacactttttcacataaatatattcttaatctgagtatgaacaataaacacaaacagtgtaggaagtagtgaaaacaattgcacttattgtcttgtgcaacaaaatataaagtccaaattatttACCATCTACAACACAAAAGGAGAGAAATATACGGAGTGcaccagaaaaaaaaattgtgcaaataatctttacaaactatataagaattagttatataacaaccaaatagatggatctgctggctgcaGTCTGcatcggaatctattttaccaggacatcgcctagtgacgaAAAAACCtgtgctttatccgatatgtactgctgtttcgtccttgtttttggtttgtgttctgtcaaagggctctgttgtgagtatttctgtgctttttcaaagaatgctgtcatgcaaatgtgttattttgcatttgttttcatGCACACAAGACGCATTTTGCTTTCACTTTACGTTTGTTCAGATTTACAAAGAAACttgctaatcggtggttcaaaagaccaaaacctatgtttattggttgaatagatgacagtctgagccaatctgggcacaggggtgggactaagcatggACAATCATTCCTGTTTGGTTTAGACTGAGGAACCAGAGCCGTAAATGCAttggtttcatctgacgaatcagtgctgaggaaatgcgatgacgtaatcacgctcactaaggagcctctgaatatccagaTGAGACAAATACGACTCTGTGCATTAcaaaacattcaaattggattagcggttcaaaagttattaaacatttaagaacaatagttattttatatttagtcttggtctttgagggttaataaTTGCACACAATcaaatttaattatttcattatatgtgaccctggaccacaaaaccagtcttaagtcgctggggtatatttgtagcaatagccaaaaatacattgtatgggtcaaaattattgatttttcttttatgtcaaaaatcattaggaaattaagtaaagatcatgttccatgaagattttttgtaaaattcctactgtaaacctatcaaaatgtaatttttgattagtaatatgcattgttaagaacttaatttggacaactttaaaggtgattttctcagtattttgatttgcacccttagattccagattttcaaatagatgtatctcggccaaatattgtcctatcctaacaaaccatacatcaatagaaagcttattttttgagctttcatatgatgtatatatctcagttttgtaaaatttaaccttatgactggtttggtggtccacatattataataaatcgaaaaatagaaaatagtaaaaaaattattactagtttacagtatttatattttattatattataatgaaacattttattatttttatttatttttgaatcaAACTTTTCTTAATTGTCTGACTATTAAAATTCGAAAagttattttcaattgtaatattTGCATTATTACTGTATTTTGTTAGAAAGTACTATTTTGtgtaatataaaagaaaaaaggaaaaacgtTATCTTAAATTGTATTAATCTCAGACAGtatcattgttttcatttgttttaatctCTTGACAGCCCAAATACTAATATGTGCAGAAGATGTGTTTAGTGCAAGTTCAGACCTTGGTTAACCTCTGAATGTTTTTCTTGTAGAGCGAGGACAGGCATTGTTTGACCAGGCCGGTGTTGTTGTCTCGTGCAAACGTCTCGCTGTGTCTGTTGACCAGAGCGCGCAGCTCGCCGGGGTTGTTGGTGGCGTAGATCTGAGCCAGCTCGTGGTAAGCGTTACTGAGGGGCTGTACATCACAGAAAACATGCTGAACTAAAGGGGTCTTTACAGTCAATCCAAAGCTATGGTGTCAAAGTGGAAAAACTCACCTTGATGAATCGGCCCACGATCTGTGATGTGTATTTGGGGAGCTGCTGTACTTTGCCGTGAAGGATGAGGGACACCAGGATGTACTTCTTGTATGCTTCTAACATGATGTGACTGACTGCCATTGCTGGAGTGGTTATTGCCTGAAAATAGACAAAGTGGATGCTTGTTTAATAGAAAATCTGAtatgaaaattttaaatataatagaTGTTTACAAATACATGGtttaatactaaataataataaaatcactattttaaaccaggatatattaaatataaaaatagattAAGATAGACAGAACGACTTTATTAATGCTAATATTGTAATGGCATTTATGATGTATTTGTAATGGTATTCATTAATTGCGAACATCACAATGACTGTAATGTggtttttatttgttcattaagTCTCTTTTAAGATTTAAACCGCAAAAACTGAATTTGATTCATTTTTGTGAATCAGTTCATCTCAATGAATCAATTCTGACTCATTAGTGCCAATTTATTCAAATCAGATGTTTTTGAAttaatcaaatgttttagtatttTGATGCATGAAACTcaaaatgattaaataataatgtttatttagtaAAAACATGCCAACATTACTTTTGACTAGAATTCTACTTTTTGCATTAAACATTTTGTTAATAGTAAATCTATAACAacgaaaaacactattttaaaccATTTctgaccaaaaaaataaaataaaaaatcaggataTATTAGATAAGATAGACAGAACGACTTTATTAATGCTAATATTGTAATGGCATTGATGATATATTTGTAATGGTATTCATTAATTGTGAATATTACAATGATTGTAATGtgctttttatttgttcattaagTCTCTTTTAAGATTTAAACCGCAAAACCAGAATTTGATTCATCTCAATGAATCAATTCTGATTCAATAGTGCCATCACTTTATGATATTTAATCAAATCAAATGTTTTTGATGTAATCAAATGTTTTAATATGTGGGTACATATTGTTTAATATCATGTATTTCGATGCATACAACTCAAAATGatcaaatatttatattcatCTAGTAAAATCATGCCTTTTTActagaaaaaaatgaatttgattCATTTTTGCGAATCAGTTCATCTCAATGAATCAATTCTGATTCATTAGTGCCAATTTATTCAAATCAGATGTTTTTGAAataatcaaatgttttagtatttTGATGCATGAAACTCAAAATGATTAAATAACAATGTTTATTTAGTAAAAACATGCCAACATTACTTTTGACTAGAATTCTACTTTTTGCATTAAACATTTTGTTAATAGTAAATctataacaataaaaaacactattttaaaccATTtccgaccaaaaaaaaaaaatcaggatatattaaatataaaaaaagattaaGATAGACAGAACAACTTTATTGATGCTAATATTGTAATAATGGAATTTATGATATATTTGTAATGGTATTCATTAATTGTGAATATCACAATGACTGTAATGtgctttttatttgttcattaagTCTCTTTTAAGATTTAAACCGTAAAACCAGAATTTGATTCATTTTTGCGAATCAGTTCATCTCAATGAATCAATTCTGATTCAGTAGTGCCATCACTTTATGATATTTAATCAAATCAAATGTTTTAGTGTGTAGGTACATGTTGTTTAATATCATGTATTTTAATGCATAAAACTCAAAATGATTAAATATGTATGTTCATTTAGTGAAAACATGCCTTTTTACTAGAAAACCAGTGAACCAGTTCCTCTTAATAAGTACTTAAGCTTTATTGTTCATGCAACACATAAGTGAAACTGTACAAAACAATAAATACCTGTTCGAAAAAATACAGCGCCCGTTCAAAGTTCTTCAGACCCGTGTAGATCATGCCTCCATAGTAGTAATAACATAGAAAGTGCTTTGCATCGTACGCTCCGTTCTCCTTGCAAATATCCATCATGTCTAACTCCAGGAATGGGACTGCAGGTTTGAAGCACTTCGCTAATAGGCATAACTGTAAACACAGGACCAAATCATAAGTTTTACAATAAACATCACACAATCAAGACCATTTAACCCTCTGGCATTCATCATATCTGTGACCCTCTGTGTTCAAAAGGCATCTTGTGTCAAATGTAActtctattttttttatcatatttagtCAACTAAATGTCTGAgaatttagtctagttttagtttttatcttactctatgatggttaaaatgataaaaaattattattttgctcAATTTTAATTGCAATGATTGTTTTCATTTGggaaatttaattttacatttgatCAGAAGTTGCTCTTTCAACCAATAAGCAACAATAAATAGAATACCTactttatgttttattttaggaTATCAATTAGTGGCTTTAGATAGGCTATAGGGTCAGTATTTCTTTTGGTCATTTGATTTTCCTTTTAGAAACaggtattaaaaaacaaaaaagagtggctatttgattttctttttaaaatacaaaaaaaaaaaaaaaaatacaaggcGTTTTTATTTTTCATGGTGATAAACGAGgagcaaaatttaaaaaaattattgattttcattttatatttcaaataacaaaaataaaatcactAGAAAACAAAATCGAAAGAATGCTTGTTTTTTATATTCTGAGACCGGATTTGGTTATTTATATGACAAGAAGCAGAAATTAGAAATGGCTCCTTTTTTCGGCttgttttatcattttttgtTTCACGGATAGAAAACGGATAAATGACTTCAAAATTCTTTTTCTACCCATGAACCAAAAACACGAAAAATCGAGCCGAAATCTaggttttttttttcgttttctgaacaaaCGAAAAAAGGAATGAAGGAGGGTCCGTCATGTAATCTTGTAATctcatgtaatttaattttaatttatctgGTCTCGGAATataaaaaacaagacacaaaatggaaatcaaacaatttttttaaattttgctcATCCTATTTTAACCATGAAATATTGCATTAATGTTTctcttttaatttcttttttttttttgtcatcgtCAAATTTTAGACATGGGAAAAATCTTGGTTGCTGAACATTGGACACTACTTTAGGACTGTATTTTTCAATCATATTTATTCTTAAATATTTTGCACTTTGAGCGGACCACCTGGTACTAGACAAGAttcaatttaatgtaattaactgaatgtaaaataaaacaacagtCTTCACtctaagaattaaacatgctttgtttcttataaaaattacaaaagtccCTCTGAGCAGtaagttattttgtctttgtctgttgtttgattaacattaagcacagagagATGGCAGAAGGTAGATTACTTGTGGCTGCTTTATAAGCTACATGGATCCAATATACTTTTACACATgtgttttcattctcaactgtttacgttACTTTGAGACATAACTGACGAAGGTTTACACAAACATTTTGACAtacatttgcatgtatttgaACATTTAGACATGCATCTTAAGCTAAACGTTCACTTTACTTGTCCGTGTTCAGTTCCGTCTCTGAACATGCTTTTAAAAActgggcttttatggaggagtaAAAGTGCACAAAGGAGTCAGAATCGGGAGCAATAATCGTTTTATctctattattgtttttttataatcgtttcgattaattgcacagccctaattcaCCTCATCACTTATTTCTATGTAAAATAATccaattgttagaaaaaaatcatattattttCAATGAATACAGCGTTATATAGGGTTGCGTATTCCCTGTAGTTGCTtaagatcctctgcagtgaatgggtgccgtcagaatgagagtccaaacagctgataaaaacatcacaatgatccataagtaatccacaccacttcagtccatcagttaacatcttgagaatccaaaagctgcatgtttgtaagaaacaaacccattattaagacattttaagtgtTTCTTCTAGCTAAAATAATCCATAACTCTTCCTCCAATGAAAACATCATCAaaatcaaaatccagccacatatttctttagtttcagactgttttggcttgtaattgatgcttgatctgtgcaaatgtctctcctgattcagaccagaccactttttcactggaggaagtgttattatggatattttagttaaaaaacattttaattaattaatttgtttctaacaaaca
This window encodes:
- the cops3 gene encoding COP9 signalosome complex subunit 3, which codes for MASALEQFVNNVRQLSAQGQMTQLCELINKSGELLAKNLSHLDTVLGALDIQEHSLGVLAVLFVKFSMPNIPDFETLFSQVQLFISTCNGEHIRYATDTFAGLCHQMTNALVERKQPLRGISIIKQAIDKMQMNTNQLTSVHADLCQLCLLAKCFKPAVPFLELDMMDICKENGAYDAKHFLCYYYYGGMIYTGLKNFERALYFFEQAITTPAMAVSHIMLEAYKKYILVSLILHGKVQQLPKYTSQIVGRFIKPLSNAYHELAQIYATNNPGELRALVNRHSETFARDNNTGLVKQCLSSLYKKNIQRLTKTFLTLSLQDMASRVQLSGPQEAEKYVLHMIEDGEIYASINQRDGMVCFHDNPEKYNNPAMLHKVDQEMLKCIELDEKLKSMDQEITVNPQFVQKSMGMQEDDVGSKTSSYS